One Streptomyces sp. NBC_00102 DNA segment encodes these proteins:
- a CDS encoding YfjP family GTPase — MTAVVDQDREQGDRGREEPGDRGRDEPGDQGRGDTEADRDRTGAGAEAPEGAGGPGPDSRGEARSESRGDSHGEPLAVADPKVPGAARTGRDAEASAPVDGPADVLVGAPGDGAPDGGAGPARGADGPDGSGAAGELDPQDTAVTPAGVPSHWDDGLIARRAAAFRSKGHEREPAVPADEPGPEVEAYVPSGGTLRPRLEALRELVGLSRARLDQGTLAEAGRVLEESAARQRLSSRHTVVALAGATGSGKSSLFNALAGAQISDTGVRRPTTSSPIACSWTDGAAGLLDRLAIPGRLRRRPQAGSAAADPSLQGLVLVDLPDHDSAAAGHREQVDRVLALVDAVVWVVDPEKYGDAALHERYLRPLAGHAEVSFVVLNQIDRLPGEAADLVLDDLRRLLDEDGMAVGEHGDPGATVLALSALTGEGVGELRELLGKFVQERTAAQRRLSADVDAAAARLRPVYVADGRPGLGEGAREEFTDRLADAVGASAAGQAAEREWRRNAGRACGTPWLRLWRWYESTRRLGGLERIGQVSAPPREEEEATARQRVEQAVRVVADDAAGGLPDPWAQAVREAAYNGAKGLSEALDQLAESAGSAAPAIARGRRGGGSGAESGTGVFGDGRGAVDRSDRPGGAGRTRALGRLGRRRTRGPGAETGIAVVAGAGGVGSGPVQQSRPAKPPRPKWWPAAVVVQASMTLLQIFGGLWLVGQIAGVLEPGLIVPALVMLAGIVGGPLVEWACAAAARGPARRYGQEVERRLRDAAAGCGRARVLDPVAAEIARYREVRERYGAVTELSTTGR, encoded by the coding sequence ATGACTGCCGTCGTGGATCAGGACCGGGAACAGGGCGATCGGGGCCGGGAAGAGCCCGGCGACCGGGGCCGGGACGAGCCGGGCGATCAGGGGCGGGGGGACACGGAGGCGGACCGGGACCGCACGGGGGCCGGGGCGGAGGCTCCGGAGGGGGCGGGTGGCCCCGGTCCCGACTCCCGCGGTGAGGCCCGTAGCGAGAGCCGCGGGGACTCTCACGGTGAACCGCTCGCCGTCGCCGACCCGAAGGTTCCGGGAGCCGCGCGTACGGGCCGGGACGCGGAGGCATCCGCGCCGGTGGACGGACCGGCGGACGTGCTGGTGGGCGCACCGGGGGACGGGGCGCCGGACGGCGGGGCGGGACCCGCGCGGGGGGCGGACGGACCGGACGGGTCCGGGGCAGCCGGTGAGCTGGACCCGCAGGACACCGCCGTCACCCCGGCGGGCGTGCCCTCGCACTGGGACGACGGGCTGATCGCGCGCCGGGCCGCGGCCTTCCGGAGCAAGGGCCACGAGCGTGAACCGGCGGTGCCGGCGGACGAACCGGGGCCCGAGGTGGAGGCGTACGTACCGTCCGGCGGCACGCTCCGGCCCCGGCTCGAAGCGCTGCGCGAGCTGGTCGGTCTCTCCCGCGCCCGCCTCGACCAGGGGACCCTCGCCGAGGCGGGCCGGGTCCTCGAAGAGTCCGCCGCACGGCAGCGGCTCTCCTCCCGGCATACCGTGGTCGCCCTCGCCGGCGCGACGGGCAGCGGGAAGTCCTCCCTGTTCAACGCCCTCGCCGGAGCCCAGATCTCCGACACCGGGGTGCGCCGGCCCACCACCTCCTCCCCGATCGCGTGCAGTTGGACCGACGGGGCGGCGGGCCTCCTCGACCGCCTGGCGATCCCGGGCCGGCTCCGCCGCCGGCCGCAGGCGGGCTCGGCGGCGGCCGACCCGTCGCTCCAGGGGCTCGTCCTGGTCGACCTCCCCGACCACGACTCGGCGGCCGCCGGACACCGCGAGCAGGTGGACCGGGTCCTCGCCCTGGTGGACGCGGTGGTCTGGGTCGTGGACCCGGAGAAGTACGGCGACGCGGCCCTGCACGAGCGCTATCTGAGACCGCTCGCCGGCCACGCCGAAGTCAGTTTCGTCGTGCTCAACCAGATCGACCGGCTGCCCGGCGAGGCCGCCGACCTGGTCCTCGACGACCTGCGCCGACTGCTCGACGAGGACGGCATGGCGGTCGGCGAACACGGCGACCCCGGCGCCACCGTGCTCGCCCTCTCCGCCCTCACCGGCGAAGGGGTCGGCGAACTGCGCGAGCTGCTGGGCAAGTTCGTACAGGAACGTACGGCCGCGCAGCGCAGGCTCTCCGCCGACGTGGACGCCGCCGCCGCCCGGTTGCGCCCGGTGTACGTCGCCGACGGGCGGCCCGGTCTCGGCGAAGGGGCGCGGGAGGAGTTCACCGACCGGCTCGCCGACGCGGTCGGCGCCTCGGCGGCCGGACAGGCGGCCGAACGGGAGTGGCGCCGGAACGCGGGCCGGGCCTGTGGCACTCCGTGGCTGCGGCTCTGGCGTTGGTACGAGTCGACGCGCAGGCTCGGTGGCCTGGAGCGGATCGGTCAGGTCTCGGCCCCGCCGCGCGAGGAGGAGGAAGCGACCGCGCGGCAGCGGGTCGAGCAGGCGGTACGGGTCGTGGCCGACGACGCTGCCGGAGGGCTCCCGGACCCATGGGCCCAGGCCGTGCGCGAGGCCGCGTACAACGGGGCGAAGGGGCTGTCCGAGGCGCTGGACCAACTGGCGGAGAGCGCCGGTTCGGCCGCCCCCGCAATCGCCCGTGGCCGAAGGGGCGGCGGCAGCGGTGCGGAAAGCGGTACCGGAGTCTTCGGAGACGGTCGGGGTGCAGTGGACCGGTCCGACCGGCCGGGCGGAGCCGGACGCACGCGCGCGCTCGGCCGGTTGGGGCGGCGGCGGACCCGAGGGCCTGGTGCGGAGACCGGCATCGCGGTCGTCGCGGGGGCCGGGGGCGTGGGGAGTGGGCCCGTTCAGCAGAGCCGCCCGGCCAAGCCGCCGCGCCCCAAGTGGTGGCCGGCCGCGGTGGTGGTCCAGGCGTCCATGACCCTGTTGCAGATCTTCGGCGGGCTCTGGCTGGTCGGCCAGATCGCCGGGGTACTGGAACCGGGACTGATCGTTCCCGCGCTCGTGATGCTCGCCGGAATCGTCGGCGGACCGCTGGTGGAGTGGGCGTGCGCGGCCGCCGCACGGGGGCCGGCCCGACGGTACGGGCAGGAGGTCGAGCGGCGGCTGCGCGACGCGGCGGCCGGATGCGGGCGCGCCAGGGTCCTCGATCCGGTGGCCGCCGAGATCGCCCGCTACCGCGAAGTGCGGGAGAGGTACGGGGCGGTGACGGAGTTGTCCACAACCGGCCGGTAA
- a CDS encoding ATP-binding protein: MDVRPQLIDALSALRDRVAAVRLPLPLPGSERARQTRAELLAQLDDYLLPRLRAPEAPLLAVIGGSTGAGKSTLVNSLVGCRVSEAGVLRPTTRTPVLVCHPDDHHWFADVRVLPELIRVWLPPGRGVGADGIEEVGVGRARGAAQELRIETAMSLPRGLALLDAPDIDSLVERNRVLAAELICAADVWVMVTTASRYADAVPWHMLRTAKEYDASLVSVLDRVPHQVVGEVSRQYAALMTRAGLGDVPRFTIPELPESAGGASGLLPTTAVAPLRAWLTHRAQDPAARQQAVGRTASGVIESLNVRMPALAGAVAQQYAAAVRLTGAVEDAYEREAERIRRRLGNGAVLAGDARTRWRGYPLDSSACEVLEALVESLVALIQCAVAAADEKIRTAWRRDPAAAAFRFESAGRDGGGWGPTEDVEGRIAVAVRRWRRVVEELAEEEVGRLDRSVAPDPETVAALLAAALLGGRRARSAGEQLAERIGAQGALRLRDKGGALLTSYLDQVLRIERERRLAQLDALDIAPEPQAELIAALSVLQRERRQR; this comes from the coding sequence ATGGATGTACGGCCTCAGCTCATCGACGCACTCTCCGCCCTGCGCGACCGTGTCGCTGCCGTGCGTCTTCCACTACCGCTCCCCGGATCGGAACGGGCCCGGCAGACCAGGGCCGAACTCCTCGCCCAGCTCGACGACTACCTGCTGCCCCGGCTGCGGGCGCCCGAGGCGCCGTTGCTCGCGGTGATCGGCGGGTCCACGGGGGCGGGGAAGTCCACGTTGGTCAACTCGCTCGTCGGGTGCCGGGTCAGCGAGGCGGGGGTGCTGCGGCCGACGACCCGGACGCCGGTGCTGGTGTGCCACCCGGACGACCACCACTGGTTCGCGGACGTACGCGTGCTGCCGGAGCTGATCCGGGTCTGGCTGCCGCCGGGGCGCGGGGTCGGGGCGGACGGGATCGAGGAGGTGGGTGTCGGGCGGGCCAGGGGTGCCGCCCAGGAGCTGCGGATCGAGACGGCGATGAGCCTGCCGCGCGGGCTCGCGCTGCTCGACGCCCCCGACATCGACTCGCTCGTCGAACGCAACCGGGTCCTCGCCGCCGAACTCATCTGCGCGGCCGACGTGTGGGTGATGGTGACCACGGCGTCCCGGTACGCCGACGCGGTGCCCTGGCACATGCTGCGTACGGCGAAGGAGTACGACGCCTCGCTGGTCAGCGTGCTCGACCGGGTGCCGCACCAGGTGGTGGGGGAGGTGTCCCGGCAGTACGCGGCGCTGATGACCCGGGCCGGGCTCGGGGACGTACCGCGCTTCACCATCCCCGAGCTGCCCGAGTCGGCCGGCGGCGCCAGTGGGCTGCTGCCCACCACCGCCGTCGCCCCGCTGCGCGCCTGGCTCACCCACCGGGCCCAGGACCCCGCCGCCCGCCAGCAGGCGGTGGGGCGTACGGCGTCCGGGGTCATCGAGTCGCTGAACGTGCGGATGCCCGCCCTCGCCGGGGCCGTGGCGCAGCAGTACGCGGCCGCCGTCCGGCTCACCGGCGCGGTCGAGGACGCGTACGAGAGGGAGGCCGAGCGCATCCGCCGCAGGCTCGGGAACGGGGCCGTACTGGCGGGGGACGCCCGGACGCGCTGGCGCGGGTACCCGCTGGACAGTTCGGCCTGCGAGGTGCTGGAAGCGCTGGTGGAGAGCCTGGTCGCGCTCATCCAGTGCGCCGTCGCCGCCGCCGACGAGAAGATCCGTACGGCCTGGCGGCGCGATCCGGCCGCTGCGGCCTTCCGCTTCGAGAGCGCGGGCCGGGACGGCGGCGGCTGGGGCCCGACCGAGGACGTCGAGGGCCGGATCGCCGTGGCGGTACGCCGGTGGCGGCGGGTCGTCGAGGAGCTGGCCGAGGAGGAGGTGGGCCGGCTCGACCGCAGTGTCGCGCCGGACCCGGAGACCGTCGCCGCGCTGCTCGCCGCCGCCCTGCTCGGCGGGCGGCGCGCCCGCAGCGCCGGGGAGCAGCTCGCCGAACGCATCGGCGCCCAGGGGGCCCTGCGGCTGCGGGACAAGGGCGGTGCCCTGCTCACCAGCTATCTGGACCAGGTGCTGAGGATCGAGCGGGAGCGGCGGCTCGCCCAGCTCGACGCGCTCGACATCGCCCCCGAACCGCAAGCAGAGCTGATCGCCGCACTGTCCGTGCTGCAGAGGGAGAGGAGGCAGCGATGA
- a CDS encoding tyrosine-type recombinase/integrase has translation METTYDVKVYKIYVYKGTRKSSYTVRWEVAGKRWREQFDTVALAEGFRSGLITATGKGEAFVIGTGLPVSHRSKSAAVSWYAFAVEYVDARWTQLGGNSRKNLAKTLTATTIALLRARPAQFEPVAVRTALREWAFNANRRGTAPEDVATILRWVERNSLPVSTWEDPGKVDEVLRAIDTRLDGKQAAAWSRKRHRRILNVVMKHAIRRRVLRTNPLPKGKEATAVAKTTNAVDKRSLMNPDQAAALLDWIRRRPRGGKRLHAFFVTLYYCGLRPEEAVAMRGKDVSLPALGVADQWCELLIHTATPEVGKQWTDTGKIHEERDLKGRAEGETRTVPGHPALTRVLRQHIADEALQPGDLLFQGETGGVLAGSVIRRAWRSAREAVLAPHVLESPTGRRVYDNRHTRLTKWLNDGVPPAQVADWAGNSVPVLLATYARCVDGQLPDLKRRLEAAGDLPEPPPAG, from the coding sequence ATGGAGACGACGTACGACGTCAAGGTCTACAAGATCTACGTCTACAAGGGCACCCGGAAGTCCAGTTACACGGTGCGGTGGGAGGTAGCCGGAAAGCGCTGGCGCGAGCAGTTCGACACGGTCGCGCTCGCCGAGGGCTTCCGTTCCGGACTCATCACGGCGACGGGCAAGGGTGAGGCGTTCGTCATCGGGACCGGCCTGCCGGTCTCGCACCGCTCGAAGTCCGCCGCCGTGAGCTGGTACGCCTTCGCCGTCGAGTACGTGGACGCGCGCTGGACCCAACTCGGCGGCAACAGCCGGAAGAACCTCGCGAAGACGCTGACCGCGACCACCATCGCGCTTCTTCGTGCCCGGCCTGCCCAGTTCGAGCCGGTGGCGGTGCGGACCGCACTCCGTGAGTGGGCGTTCAACGCGAACCGGCGGGGCACGGCCCCTGAGGACGTGGCGACCATCCTTCGTTGGGTGGAGCGGAACTCGCTGCCCGTCTCGACCTGGGAAGACCCTGGCAAGGTGGATGAGGTTCTACGAGCCATCGACACGCGCCTCGACGGCAAGCAGGCCGCCGCCTGGTCCCGCAAGCGTCACCGCCGCATCCTCAACGTCGTCATGAAGCACGCGATCCGCCGGCGCGTTCTGCGGACCAACCCGCTCCCCAAGGGGAAGGAGGCGACGGCCGTCGCCAAGACCACGAACGCCGTGGACAAGCGGTCGCTGATGAACCCCGATCAGGCGGCGGCCCTGCTCGACTGGATACGGCGACGGCCTCGCGGAGGCAAGCGGCTGCACGCGTTCTTCGTGACGCTGTACTACTGCGGTCTGCGCCCTGAGGAAGCCGTGGCCATGCGGGGCAAGGACGTGTCGCTACCCGCGCTGGGTGTCGCGGACCAGTGGTGTGAACTGCTGATCCACACGGCGACCCCGGAGGTGGGCAAGCAGTGGACCGACACCGGCAAGATCCACGAGGAACGCGACCTCAAGGGCCGCGCGGAGGGGGAGACCCGCACCGTACCGGGACACCCCGCCCTGACGCGGGTCCTCCGTCAGCACATCGCGGACGAAGCCCTCCAGCCCGGTGATCTTCTCTTCCAGGGTGAGACCGGCGGAGTCCTAGCGGGCTCGGTGATCCGGCGGGCCTGGCGCAGTGCGCGCGAGGCGGTGTTGGCTCCGCACGTCCTCGAATCGCCCACCGGACGGCGGGTGTACGACAACCGGCACACGCGCCTGACGAAGTGGCTGAATGACGGCGTTCCGCCGGCCCAGGTCGCGGACTGGGCGGGCAACAGCGTTCCGGTCCTTCTGGCCACCTACGCGCGATGCGTCGACGGACAACTTCCCGATCTCAAGAGGCGGCTCGAAGCTGCGGGAGACCTCCCGGAGCCGCCGCCCGCAGGCTGA
- a CDS encoding AlpA family transcriptional regulator → MTTAVRSRTALLTLAEVCEELAVSRSTFYDWRAKHRAPRCIKLPNGDLRIRRLDLDHWLDDREDAA, encoded by the coding sequence ATGACCACCGCCGTTCGCTCCCGCACTGCGCTGCTCACCCTGGCCGAGGTCTGTGAAGAACTGGCCGTCTCGCGCTCGACGTTCTACGACTGGCGTGCCAAGCACCGGGCGCCCCGCTGCATCAAGCTCCCGAACGGTGACCTGAGGATTCGGCGGCTCGACCTCGACCACTGGTTGGACGACCGTGAGGACGCCGCCTGA
- a CDS encoding SpdD-like protein, protein MFQPKVPTMPQPTGLITPPAVIQPTTVTPSAPALPTVPTVAPQPARPVVQITPGGALALVGAGTAVVLVLGAVLVSLLLAVAITGASVAVCAVVLRSLLAPGTKRR, encoded by the coding sequence ATGTTCCAGCCCAAGGTCCCGACCATGCCGCAGCCCACCGGGTTGATCACGCCGCCCGCCGTCATCCAGCCGACCACCGTCACTCCGAGCGCCCCGGCCCTGCCCACGGTGCCCACCGTCGCCCCGCAGCCGGCCCGCCCGGTCGTCCAGATCACCCCGGGCGGCGCGCTCGCCCTCGTCGGCGCCGGTACGGCCGTGGTCCTGGTCCTCGGGGCCGTACTCGTTTCCCTGCTGCTCGCGGTCGCCATCACCGGCGCCTCGGTCGCGGTCTGCGCCGTTGTGCTGCGCTCCCTGCTCGCGCCCGGCACCAAGCGGCGCTGA
- a CDS encoding mobile element transfer protein, translating to MPARDNFHSLMRIGPVQIGTHRDHNGRTVHAAVCTADRCGWSADYSSRTAAQLAARTHRCTVR from the coding sequence ATGCCCGCACGCGACAACTTCCACTCCCTGATGCGGATCGGCCCCGTGCAGATCGGCACCCACCGCGACCACAACGGCCGGACCGTGCACGCCGCCGTCTGCACCGCCGACCGCTGCGGCTGGTCCGCCGACTACTCCAGCCGGACCGCCGCCCAGCTCGCCGCCCGCACCCACCGCTGCACCGTCCGCTAG
- a CDS encoding DUF2637 domain-containing protein has translation MGARPRLRIDAVLIQAMIAGALSFAHLHDLAAAAGQDGWKAWAYPVSVDLLLVAAWRRLRAEGPSRLAWCWFLVALVASLGANIATAGFLDLADPPAPLRLGIAGWPALAFLGGTLLAHSATDRAPVMPAAATDPVTVETTVDSDPVPPADAVPLPVPDDEASAPPVQPSPVPPVPAALVDHARKVADEHRDRTGSPIDTDTLRSRLGVPPHLAAAIAAHLA, from the coding sequence ATGGGCGCCCGGCCTCGTCTGCGGATCGACGCGGTGTTGATCCAAGCCATGATCGCCGGGGCCCTGTCCTTCGCCCACCTGCACGACCTGGCCGCCGCTGCCGGGCAGGACGGCTGGAAGGCGTGGGCCTACCCGGTCAGCGTCGACCTCCTCCTTGTCGCGGCCTGGCGGCGGCTCCGGGCCGAGGGGCCGTCCCGACTGGCCTGGTGCTGGTTCCTGGTGGCGCTGGTCGCCTCGCTGGGCGCCAACATCGCCACCGCCGGGTTCCTCGACCTGGCCGACCCGCCCGCCCCGCTCCGCCTCGGCATCGCCGGATGGCCCGCGCTCGCCTTCCTCGGCGGCACACTCCTCGCCCACTCGGCCACGGACCGGGCGCCGGTGATGCCGGCCGCCGCCACCGACCCGGTGACCGTCGAAACCACGGTCGACAGCGACCCCGTACCCCCGGCTGACGCCGTCCCGCTGCCAGTACCGGACGACGAAGCCTCCGCCCCTCCCGTCCAGCCCTCCCCGGTGCCGCCCGTTCCCGCCGCGCTGGTCGATCATGCCCGCAAGGTCGCCGACGAGCACCGCGACCGCACCGGCTCTCCGATCGACACCGACACCCTGCGTTCCCGCCTCGGCGTCCCGCCCCACCTCGCCGCCGCCATCGCCGCCCACCTGGCCTGA
- a CDS encoding FtsK/SpoIIIE domain-containing protein: MTTFMVALALVVAVAGLLRWRRPAWYWLAFGATLAALRVLVRYGSVMDACGLTVPPARWRLALARVTNREMPEPRPPRILRLRPTRTGLVLRLKLRPGQDAFDVSAASDRLRHSFSMYGVTSRELRSGVVEVRMTGYDVLKRVQMPAKLDTQPMRVPVALREDGAVHYRDYRAIPHALTLGATESGKSVYQRNLVAGLAPMDVALVGIDCKRGVELFPLARRFSALADNPDAAAELLDALVERMADVYRLIRVQQRITADLPDAEIAADIWDLPDDLRPTPVVVLVDEVAELALYASKEEEKRRDRIITALVRLAQLGRAAGIYLEICGQRFGSELGKGITMLRAQLTGRTAHRVNDETSANMAFGDISPDAVLAAIQIPADKQGVAIAGDSSGGWHRIRAPHTSLRQAVNICNRYADRTPDLPELAAFRPPLAVPASAPVPSAVASPTATT, encoded by the coding sequence ATGACCACCTTCATGGTCGCCCTGGCGCTCGTCGTCGCCGTCGCGGGCCTCCTGCGGTGGCGGCGCCCCGCCTGGTACTGGCTGGCGTTCGGGGCCACCCTGGCCGCCCTGCGGGTCCTGGTCCGGTACGGCTCGGTCATGGACGCGTGCGGGCTCACCGTTCCGCCCGCACGGTGGCGGCTCGCCCTGGCGCGGGTCACCAACCGGGAGATGCCGGAGCCGCGTCCACCACGCATCCTCCGGCTGCGGCCGACCCGTACCGGCCTGGTCCTGCGACTCAAGCTCCGCCCCGGACAGGACGCCTTCGACGTCTCCGCCGCCTCGGACCGGCTCCGCCACTCGTTCTCGATGTACGGCGTGACCTCGCGCGAACTGCGGTCCGGCGTGGTCGAAGTGCGGATGACCGGCTACGACGTGCTGAAGCGGGTGCAGATGCCGGCCAAGCTCGACACTCAGCCGATGCGCGTGCCGGTCGCGCTGCGGGAGGACGGAGCGGTGCACTACCGCGACTACCGGGCAATACCCCACGCCCTCACGCTCGGGGCCACGGAGTCCGGGAAGTCCGTCTACCAGCGCAACCTGGTCGCCGGCCTCGCCCCGATGGACGTCGCCCTCGTAGGGATCGACTGCAAGCGCGGGGTCGAACTGTTCCCGCTGGCCCGCCGGTTCTCCGCGCTGGCCGACAACCCGGACGCCGCCGCCGAACTCCTCGACGCCCTCGTCGAACGGATGGCGGACGTCTACCGACTCATCCGCGTCCAGCAGCGGATCACCGCCGACTTACCGGACGCGGAGATAGCCGCCGACATCTGGGACCTGCCCGACGACCTACGCCCCACTCCGGTCGTGGTCCTGGTCGATGAAGTCGCCGAACTCGCCCTGTACGCGAGCAAGGAAGAAGAGAAGCGGCGGGACCGCATCATCACCGCCCTTGTCCGCCTCGCCCAGCTCGGCAGGGCCGCGGGCATCTACCTCGAAATCTGCGGGCAGCGGTTCGGCTCCGAACTCGGCAAGGGCATCACCATGCTCCGCGCCCAGCTCACCGGCCGTACCGCCCACCGCGTCAACGACGAGACCTCCGCCAACATGGCCTTCGGCGACATCTCGCCGGACGCCGTCCTCGCCGCCATCCAGATACCGGCCGACAAGCAGGGCGTCGCCATAGCGGGCGACTCATCCGGCGGGTGGCATCGCATCCGCGCCCCGCACACCTCGCTGCGCCAGGCCGTGAACATCTGCAACCGGTACGCCGACCGGACGCCGGACCTGCCTGAACTGGCAGCCTTCCGGCCCCCGCTCGCCGTCCCCGCCTCGGCTCCCGTGCCGTCGGCCGTCGCTTCGCCGACCGCCACCACCTGA
- a CDS encoding GntR family transcriptional regulator: MGTAAGGVGSGPRYVQIADEIVQQIRAGVLKAGDMVPSESELVDRYGVSGGTIRKAMVEVRASGLVETRHGKGSIVKNRPPVRHRSSDRFRRSLRQGGKAAYLAESAQSGATAKVSVLYIGPTEAPEDAAARLGVPAGEQVLARRRLYFRDGTPVETATSYLPWDVVKDIPELFAENPGGGGIYARLEDHGHEFAEFVETLQARPASKAEAVELALSPGTPVVHLIREARTAAGLVVEVCDTLMAADQFVFEYRIPADS, from the coding sequence ATGGGAACTGCGGCGGGAGGGGTCGGTTCCGGCCCCCGGTACGTGCAGATCGCGGATGAGATCGTGCAGCAGATCCGGGCGGGGGTTCTCAAAGCCGGAGACATGGTGCCGAGCGAATCCGAGCTGGTCGACCGCTACGGCGTCTCCGGCGGAACGATCCGCAAGGCCATGGTCGAAGTGCGGGCGAGCGGTCTGGTGGAGACCCGGCACGGCAAGGGCTCGATTGTGAAGAACCGGCCACCGGTGCGGCATCGTTCGTCCGACCGTTTCCGGCGCTCGCTCCGGCAGGGCGGTAAGGCTGCCTACCTCGCGGAGTCCGCTCAGTCCGGTGCCACCGCCAAGGTGAGCGTCCTCTACATCGGGCCCACAGAAGCACCCGAGGATGCCGCCGCGCGGCTGGGCGTCCCCGCCGGCGAACAGGTGCTGGCCCGTCGCCGCCTCTACTTCCGAGACGGCACTCCGGTCGAGACCGCAACGTCCTACCTTCCCTGGGACGTCGTGAAGGACATCCCGGAGCTGTTCGCAGAGAACCCCGGCGGCGGTGGCATCTACGCCCGACTCGAAGACCACGGGCATGAGTTCGCGGAGTTCGTCGAGACGCTGCAAGCGCGTCCGGCCTCGAAGGCGGAGGCGGTGGAGCTCGCTCTCAGCCCGGGTACGCCGGTGGTCCACCTGATCCGTGAGGCTCGTACCGCCGCAGGGCTCGTGGTGGAGGTGTGCGACACCCTCATGGCCGCTGACCAGTTCGTTTTCGAGTACCGCATCCCCGCTGACAGCTGA
- a CDS encoding NUDIX hydrolase, translating into MLLYMSQSQEATTPPLHSVSVAGVVVREDGRLLAIRRADNGTWELPGGILELHETPEAGVTREVLEETGIHVEIDELTGVYKNMTRGIVALVFRCKPSGGTERTSSETTAVSWLTPDEVTDRMSEAYAVRLLDALDGNGPHVRSHDGRNLIPAG; encoded by the coding sequence ATGCTCCTCTACATGAGTCAATCACAGGAAGCGACCACCCCTCCCCTGCACTCCGTGTCCGTTGCCGGAGTAGTGGTGCGCGAGGACGGGCGACTCCTGGCGATCCGCAGAGCCGACAACGGCACCTGGGAACTCCCCGGCGGCATCCTCGAACTCCACGAGACCCCGGAGGCCGGCGTCACCCGCGAGGTCTTGGAGGAGACCGGCATCCACGTCGAGATCGACGAACTCACCGGCGTCTACAAGAACATGACCCGCGGCATCGTCGCCCTGGTCTTCCGCTGCAAGCCGTCCGGCGGCACCGAGCGCACGTCCAGCGAGACCACGGCCGTCTCCTGGCTCACCCCCGACGAGGTCACCGACCGCATGAGCGAGGCGTACGCGGTGCGGCTGCTGGACGCGTTGGACGGGAACGGGCCTCACGTCCGGAGCCACGACGGCAGGAACCTCATCCCAGCGGGATAA
- a CDS encoding protein kinase family protein — protein sequence MPDPTELMLDDLSQKYEGVEVSNAFLRLYESDSRFGRAFASIHQRLNGHFESINDRAETTRHYWAEPSREMIALTKEVQELVESLESAGIAVDLMKSYATAIKDCRSWLMPSGGSAVPDTFGQIHIVKYAPILFRPDVEIKLVKSKSNARLQLIGEGSYAKVFSYTDPDYGIKFAVKRANKDLDDRDLYRFRQEFNILKRLSFPYIVEVYQYDEVRNEYRMEFCDSTLREYIRRRNNKLHFSSRKRIALQFLYGINYIHGAGLLHRDVSLQNVLVKTFHGGAVLVKLSDFGLVKDRNSQFTRTKTEMRGTIRDPLLANFKEYATCNEIHSIGWVLSYIFSGREALMSRGDTLSRIVQKCAAHDISHRYQNVRELIADVEGLEATPSPVDAPA from the coding sequence GTGCCCGACCCTACCGAGCTCATGTTGGACGACCTTTCACAGAAATATGAAGGTGTGGAAGTGTCTAATGCTTTTCTTCGCCTTTATGAGAGCGATTCTCGCTTCGGTCGGGCTTTTGCCAGCATTCACCAGAGGTTGAATGGTCACTTCGAATCGATCAACGATCGGGCAGAAACTACCCGGCACTATTGGGCCGAGCCGAGCAGGGAAATGATTGCCCTCACCAAGGAGGTGCAAGAACTTGTGGAATCCCTCGAGAGTGCTGGGATTGCAGTCGATCTTATGAAGTCTTATGCGACTGCGATAAAGGACTGCAGATCGTGGCTGATGCCTAGCGGGGGAAGTGCTGTTCCAGACACCTTCGGGCAAATCCATATAGTCAAATACGCGCCAATTCTGTTTCGCCCGGATGTAGAGATTAAACTGGTCAAATCCAAGAGTAATGCCCGGTTGCAGCTGATCGGCGAAGGCTCGTATGCAAAGGTATTCTCCTACACGGACCCTGACTACGGGATTAAATTTGCAGTCAAGCGGGCCAATAAAGACCTCGATGATCGAGATCTTTATCGATTCCGTCAGGAATTCAATATACTCAAGCGCCTAAGCTTTCCGTATATCGTCGAGGTCTATCAGTATGACGAAGTTCGCAATGAGTATAGGATGGAATTTTGCGACTCAACACTTCGCGAGTACATCAGGAGGCGCAATAATAAGTTGCATTTCTCTTCGCGAAAAAGAATTGCACTCCAATTTTTGTACGGCATTAATTACATCCATGGAGCAGGGCTTCTCCATCGCGACGTGAGCCTGCAAAATGTCTTGGTGAAAACTTTCCACGGTGGAGCGGTTCTGGTTAAGCTCTCCGATTTTGGCCTCGTGAAGGACAGGAATTCTCAGTTCACGCGAACGAAGACGGAGATGCGAGGGACAATCCGAGATCCACTATTGGCGAACTTTAAGGAGTATGCCACATGTAATGAAATTCATTCAATCGGATGGGTCCTTTCGTATATATTTAGCGGAAGGGAGGCTCTCATGTCTCGCGGGGACACGCTAAGTCGGATAGTGCAGAAATGCGCGGCGCACGATATTTCCCATAGGTATCAGAATGTCCGTGAACTAATTGCTGACGTTGAAGGACTTGAGGCGACGCCTTCTCCCGTTGATGCGCCTGCTTAA